The Mucilaginibacter terrae region AGATCACATTGGAAAGAGAGCAATGGCGGAACTATCCGGTAAGATTGAACAGTAAACAGCTAAGCAACCCCATAAAGGTTATCAAAAAATTCTGTGACACCTATACAATGCCCCAGTACCGTGATCACTTATATGAATGGCTGCATTACGGCTTGTCGGTTAGTGCCTGTGACGAGTTCATTGAAGCCGTAGACCTCATCCAAGTTTATGAGAACCTGCAATTGCTCTATGAAGCATGCTGGATGTTGCACATGCGGCATAAATCCCCTGTGTACCTAGGTGCCGAGGTGCAAGTGCCTGCGCCTAAAGATGAACAACAATCACCAAACGAATCGCAAACCATTTAAATAATAACACATATGACACACTTAACCGAAACACCGACCAAACGTTATCTCCCCGGCTTTACTGCGCTTGATGAGACCATAACTGTTGAAACATCCAAGCTAATTTCACAGCTTTTAGCAAAATTTAAAAAGAAGCTAACGACCTGCGAAGCAGTGTTCTTCTTAGGCACCTTAAAGCGGGAAAAACCTGTTCTATATTTTCTCCTCATCACATCCAATCATGAAGAAAGAAACAGTTTTTGCCTGAACAGCATGGTCGAGGAATCATGCAGGAATATTGCACCAGTAACCGTATTTGTACATAATGCTAATATGATTATCAGTGCTGTGAATGGCGGAAACTACTTCTTTAGCAGTATTCTTCTACACAAGAAGCTTGTCTATCTGTCCGGTAATTTGATCTTACCTGTTCCTACGAGTATGAACTACGTAGCGCTCATCGAGAAAGCTGTTAAGATATGGGAACGCTGGGACAATATGTCAACCGACTTCTTATCAGGAGCCAGCTTTTATCTGGAACAGAAGAACTACCGCTTAGCCTTGTTCCTGTTGCACCAATCAACGGAATGCGTTTTAAAAGCGATTAACAGAGCTATTACCGGATACCGTATCGAAGTGCATAACCTGTCCCGGCTGTTAGTCATCAGCACCCTCTACAGCGATAATCTGACAGAGGTATTCCCAATGAAGACGGAAAACGGTGTTATGGAATTTGACCTGCTTAAACGGGCGTACAATGAAGCAAGGTACAAAGATGAGTTTGAGCCGGAAGAAGCGCAGGTGAAAACGCTGTTTGGTCATGTGCAAAGATTGCAGGAAGAAGCCGAGCGGCTTTACCTGACACATCTCAACATGCTGGACAGCGCAATGTAAGTGAAGTGTATAGTGCATTACGACTAATCGTTGCGGCCAAGGTCTTTGTTACACTAAGCGCTAACGCGCTAGGTTTCACTCTGACCTATGCCTCTTTTAAATAGGTAAACCGTTTTCCGTTATCCTGCAAACCGTTTACTAAGACAATTATATAGAAGTGAGCCACTGCACCGCCACAACAAAGATACCATCGCAGGAAAACAGTCAAGGTTATACAAGCGGTGCAGTTTTGTTTGTTTTGGCTTGCACCGACCTTGACAGTTTTCCAGCTTGCTGCTGCCCGGTTGTTTAAGCGTTGCAATGGCTTGGTGTGTGCTAATATTTATATTTAAAGTAAAGGCATTTATCCAATTGGTAACAGCTCATTATTTTTTATGCTCTCCACTAGTCCTATCAAAGCTTCGTCTTCTTCCCCAAATGCAAATTTTTCAAAATACATACTGGCTGAATCGAGTACATCAGTTGTTGATTTATATTTAGCTACGTGCATGTACAACCAAAAGCAAAAATTGCGTTTGTCATCGTCTATATTTGAATTAAGGGCTATATTACATAAAACATCATCCACGTTCTTATTGAAATTCATTACCTGGTAAACCAAGTAACTAAAGCTGCCTTTATTAACACCTTTCTCCATATATGGTAAGGTAAGTTCGATTTCTGTCTGAAGAAAATATTTAGTCATCAACGACTTTATAATTTCTTGCAATTCATTAGTAGGGTATAGTTTAATATTACTTGAATGCCAAAAAACGTTGGGGTTTTCAGCATAGTTGCTTAATAATCCTAATATGGCAGTTCTGATCCCTTTCTCTGATATATTGGCGAAACTGGTAATAATGTAATACCATGTAGAAGCGTTATTTCTATAATTGGCATAAAGGGATTTCAAACCTTCGTAACATTTTTCAGGCTGATCTAAGCCAGCAAACCATTCCAAACTCCTTCCATAATTTTCGTAACCGGTTAACTTTTCTTTGAATGCAAAGCAATATCTAGTAAAATCAAAAAAAGTTTGGCCGCAAAATTCATTTTCTGCATTTATTCTTATTTCGTGGGTTTTTTGGTTTAAGATGTGTGGATTCGAGTTTATATATTCCTTTATATCCACCCAAAAAGCTTTATTGAGTTCAGGATCATACACAATCCCAATATTAAGATTTAGGCCTTCATACCAATAGTTTATATGATCTCTATTGGCAGGGATTTTATATCCTCTGTTATCCTTATAGCTTTGTCCGCTTTTGATTTGTGCAAATACACCATAATTTGTGGCTATCCCATCAGTCACAAATTCAATATAACAATCATTACCCTGGTCGTTATCTCTATCAATTTTTTGAATAATTGAATTACTGTCCTGCACTACAGCTTCAACATAACGAATACCCTGTTGCTCAATTTGCGTGTTAGGATTCCGGATGGTCATATTCAAAGTTAAAAAACAATCTAACTAATAGTCAGCCCGCTGGCTCATTCCTTTAGGATTAGTATGTATTAATAATATCAAATAATTTGTTTATTTAAAATCGTTCATTACATTTGAGTGTTCATTGTCACTGAACAGCCAATTTTAATGAACATGAGTAGAAGTAATGATTTCATTTACGAGGCAGTAACTAAACTGGAAAGTCTTATTAATACTACCATTGAATTAGACAGTAAGCGTAAGGAATACGATGCCGCAATTACTGTTAATGAAAATAGATTAAACGTAATTGCAAAGTCCGCTATAAGAGATTCTAATATTGGAATCGTCCTAACACCCTTTGTGAATCAAGGTGATAAGGAAAAATCTTCAATTCTTTTAGTGGCTAAATACATTTCAAAAAGTTCAGCACAATTATTAAAGGATAATAACTTGAATTACCTGGACGCATCAGGAAATGCATACATTAAAATTAATGAACTTTTTATTTTTATCGAGGGGCAAAAGGCAGATAAATATGACAAGGATCAATCAAGAGCATTTCAAGAAGCCGGTTTAAAATTGATACTATTATTAATTTCTAAACCTGAAAGCTTAACATACTCATACCGCGAATTATCAGAAAAAACAGATATTTCAATAGGGTCAGTGAGCAATATCTTTAATGAATTGGAAGAACTCAAGTTTGTTTTAAGAACCAAACAAAAAAGGATTATCAAGAATAAAACGGAGCTAATTGAAAGATGGGTTATTGCCTACAATGAAGTATTGAAACCGAGAATTCTAAGAAAGCGAATGAAGTTTTTGCAGAACAATGATTTTAACGCCCTTAAAAATTCAGCCAAAAAGGAAAGCATTGTGTGGGGAGGTGAACCTGCTGCCGCAATTATCACGAAAAATCTTCGTCCTGAACAATTTATTCTTTACAGTAATGATGAATTGAGTTCACTGTCTAAAACCTTTAAGCTAACTCCGAATACAAGCGGAAATTTAGAAGTCTGTGAAATGTTCTGGAAGTTCGAGAATGAAACTGTAACTGCTCCCCCGTTGGTCGTTTATGCCGATTTAATTAGCAGTGGTTTTGAGAGAAATATTGAAATGGCCAAAATAATTTTAGAGAATGAGCTATAAAATTAACAGTGATAAACTGGCTCATCCACTATTGAAGCCGATTTTACAAGAACTCGATAGCTACTTTAATGCTTTGAAAATTCAATTCTTTGTCATAGGTGCTACAGCGCGAGATATTGTAATGGAAATTCACAATGAGAAATCAGGAAGACTAACGCATGATTTAGATATTGCTATTGCAATAAATGATTGGGTCCAATATGCAGAAGTGGAAAAAGGGATAATTACACTCGAACATTTTGAAAAAGATAAAAAGCAAAAACAAAGATTTATTTATAAGGAAAACTTCCAACTTGATATAGTTCCATTTGGGGATATTATGAAGGAAAATGATAAAATTTTCTGGCCGCCGGATGAACAAATAGCAATGAGTGTCTTAGGTTTTCCAGAAGTTAGAGACGAATTGATTCAAGTTCAAATTGATGAGGAATTTGAAATCAATATCATATCTCTGGCAGGCATTTTTATTTTAAAAATTGTCGCTTGGCGAGACAGGCATAATAAAGGAAACAAGGACGCCGACGATATCGGCTTTATTCTTATTAATTATCTCGGGATATATGAGGAAAAAGCCCTTGAAAAATACGATGAGATTTATGAAACAGACGACTTTTCAACGATCACTGCTGGCGCTAAGCTTTTAGGTGATGATCTATATGACATCCTAAAAATAAACGGTAAAACAAAAGATGCTATAACCCAGATACTGAAAGAACAATACAAAAAAGCAGAAGAAAGCGAGCTAATTAATCAAATACTCGAAACTAATAGAATGTTGCGGTATGAAGAAGTAATTAATTGCCTAAACACCTTAATAACAAAATTAGAAAAATAACATGGCCAAAGAAATAGTTGATCAAGAAGATATATCGTTAGAAGACAATCAGTTAGTATGCGTTATTACCGGCGAGATAAAAAAAGTCAAAGCTCAAGAAGTAAATTTACAATCTGTCGCCCTCATGCTAAATGAAGAATACGGTTTCGACTTAGCAGATATGGAGCGCGATTTTAAAATAGAATATACAGATCCAGATACAAGTAAGCAAAAAAAGCAGAAGGTCGAGCTTGTTGTATTTGAACAAGGTAAGCCTCATGAACAAGAATTCATTTCCCGCATTTGTATTATCCATGATGATAAAGTGAAAGATACAGATAAAACAAAAGGATTAGCAGCCACTTTAGAAAACGCAATGGGAGCGGTAGAAAGTTGTGAATTCGGTTTATGGGCCAACGGTTCTAGCTACCATTTTTTACAGAAAGAAGAAGATGCATTAGGTTTTGACTCAGAATTCACTGATTTATCAGATTTCCCTGGTGAAGGTGAAACTTTAGAAGACTTAGATAGAGCCGACCGTTCAAGTAGTAGAAAACCTGCTAATGATTCTTTGATTAAAGTATTTAAGCGTTCGCATGATTATATTTATGGTAATGAAGGTCGAAAAAAAGATGCTTTTTGGCAATTGCTTTATCTGATCTTTTGTAAACTTTACGATGAAAAAAGGAAATTTATTCCTTCTGAAGATAGCTACCGTAGAAAATTTTGGGTAGGAGTTAAAGAGAAAAATACTGCTGAAGGGTGTAAAAAAGTCGCTGACCGCATTAAAAGTCTTTTTAAAGAATTAAAAGATGACAGGATATTTTCAGAAGTTTTCTCTGGTAGTGAAGAAATAGAACTACGAGACAAAGGCTTAGCCTTTATCGCTAGCGATTTAGCAAAATATTCATTTCTCGATGCCTCAATAGATGTCAAAGGAACGGCTTATGAAACTATTGTAAGTAACACTTTGAAGCAAGAAGCCGGTCAATTTTTCACACCAAGAAATATTGTAAAGGCAATGGTGGAAATGTTAAACCCGAGTGAACATGATCGCGTTTTAGATCCTGCCTGTGGTTCTGGTGGATTTTTAGTAATGGTATTAGATCATGTGCGGAAACAAATTGCCAAAGAGTTATATCCCGATTTAGAGGGACCTTTGCTAACAGAAAAATTTAGTTCATTTGAGGTAAACGAACGGGTACGACAATATGCTGAAAATAGCATATTCGGCTTTGATTTTGATCCAGACTTAAAAAAAGCTGCGCGTATGAATATGGTAATGGCTGGTGACGGACACGCAAATATTTTCCATGTTAACTCCTTAGAGTATCCAAACTGGGAACATCCCGATGAAATTGCAAAAATAAATAACGCAGTAAATCGCAGCTTAATGGCTATGAAAGACATCGCAACTACTAATGGAATTGACGCGCGTGAGAAATTCGACATAATTTTTACAAACCCACCATTTGGTGCTAAAGTAAAGGTTGAACGCAGTATTATTTACAAAGAAGACGGTACCCTTAATTATAAACTTGGGCAATATAGTGACGCTCCAGAGGTGTTATTTATAGAAGCATGCTATAACTTTCTAAAGCCAGGTGGTAAAATGGCAATAGTATTACCAGACGGAATTTTGGGCAACCCCAATACAGAAAAAGTTAGGGAATGGATTTTAGAAAAGTTTAAAATATTGGGTTCTATAGATCTTGCAGTGGAAGCTTTCCTCCCTCAAGTAGGTGTTCAAGCATCTTTATTATTTCTCCAAAAGAAAACTGAAATTGAACGACAGCTGGCTCAGGATTCCGAACAGGAATACGATGTGTTCATGGCAATTGCAGAAAAGCTAGGTAAAGACCGTAGAGGAAATCCAATTTATTTACGCGATGAAGATGGATTGGAGTTACTTTTTGATACCGAAACTAAATATATAGTAAATAAAAAGAATGGCCAGAAAGAAGTTAAGACGCGAAGAGAGAAATTAAAACAACTTGATGACGATCTTCCTAAAATAGTTGAGGAGTTTTTTAACTTTTTAAAAGAAAAATAAAAATGAAAACTGTCATAATCAAAAATAGTTGGTTTAATGATTCAGACCTAAGATTAGATGCGTCATATCATCTTAGCGATGGCCCTTTGACAAAATTATTACTTAGAAATTCCCCTTACGAGCTTACTACATTAGCCGCCGAAAGCGAAAGGATATTTTCAGGGAATATTTTTAAAAGATCATATGTTGAAGGGGATAAGTATGGGTGGCCTTACTTAACAGGTTCAGACATGGTCAAAGCAGATATAGACAGCGGAAAATTTATTTCAAAAAAATATACAACGCAATCCGATAATCTGTTGATTCATAAAGATTGGATTCTTATTTCATGTTCAGGCACTTTAGGAAATTGTGTATTTACAAACAATGATTTTGAAGGAAGAATTGGCACTCATGATCTAATAAGAATAATTCCTAATGAGAGGAAATTATTAAGGGGCTATTTGTATGCATATCTTTCGTCAAAATACGGCTATGGTTTATTGACCCAATTCAGCTATGGCGGAGTAGTAAAACACATTGAACCCCACCACATTCAAGATTTGCCAATTCCAATCCTGCCAACTGCAAAAATTCAAGAAATACACGATTTAATTATCGAATCAGCAAATTCAAGGGTTAAGGCAAATAGATATCTAAAAGATGCTCAAAGTTTAGTGGTGAATGCTATTAAATTTAAAAAAAGAAGAGTATCATGTGCTGTTTCCTTTAAAACCATATCAAAATCACACCAAAAGAGATTTGAAGCTCAATATTTCACTTCAATAGGATATGACATTAGGGAGCATATTAAATCTGGGAAATTTAAATATTTGAAGGATATTTCAAAGCGCATTTTTCGTCCAGGAATTTTTAAAAGACACTACGTAAAAAATGGCATTGAATTTCTTGGTGGGTCTGATATAGTGAAAAATATACCAAAGAGTGAAAAAAAACTATCAATTGCGCAAACTAAACACCTGAACGAAATGAAAATTTTGGAAAATTGGATTTTAGTTACTTGTGGCGGTACAATTGGCCATTCAGTATTGGTAAACAAATATCTAGCGGGGAAAACAGCATCGCAACATATATTACGAGTGGATTCAGATACTATAAAAAATGGATATTTATATGCTTTTATGTCCTCCCATTTAGGTTTGAAAGCAATTCAAAGTTTTACTTACGGATCAGTTATTCCGCAAATAGAACCCCATCACTTAGGTTTACTACCAATTCCATTATTAGATGAGCATATCATGGATAATGCACATGAGTTAGTAATGGAATATAAAAAATTTATTTCGGCAGCAATTGAAAAAGAGCTAAAAGCCATCGACCTCGTAGAAAAAGAAATTGAATCATGGCAAATATAATTAAACCTCCTTACTTCGATTCGGTTGTAAATGCTGGCGAAAAGCGTCTATTAGATTTTTTGGGAGTTAATCTTCCAGATTCTTTCTATCTAATACCAAATGTTGAAATCGCATCTACCAATCCTCGTAATAACCGCACTCAATATTGGGAGTATGATATCATTGTTGTATCGCCCCATGCAATTTATAATATTGAAAATAAAGATTGGAAAGGCCGAATTGAAGGGGACGATAATTATTGGTATGTAAATGATAAACAACGAAACAACCCTTTAAAAACGGGGCGACAAAAAACGGCGATTCTAGCATCTAAGTTGAAAGAGCATAACATAACCTGGGGTAAAACTTGGGTACAAAATATGGTTACCCTTTCCTACTCTAATACTTATGAACCCTCTCTTTGGCAAGAGGCGGGCAAGTTAACTTTTCAACTTAACGAGAAACTAATTAATTACCTGAAAGACCCTCATCAAGTTGGCCAATTAACCGGGGATATTTCATCAATCCAAAATGAATTAGTTCATTTTTTAACTGGTAAACAAAGCCAGAAACTACCTACTGAAAAACGTGAAGTCGAGGGTTATGAAATAATCGAAGTCCTGCACCAAGAAAGCAATTATGCTGAATATTTAGTTAAACCTAAAGGCATAGTATCATCAATCAAAAAAAGGATTAAAGAGTATGCTTTGCAGATCAGTGGTTTGAATGCTGAAGAGTTAAAAGAGCGCGAAAACCAGATTAACAACCAATATAAAGCACTAAATAGAATAAAGGCTAAGCCTTTTATTTTGAATGTTGAATTTCGGGTTGATGAAGAAAATCATCTGTTTTATGAAATTTCGGATTATTTAGATGAAAATTCTCTTAAAGCTGAAATGCGCTCAAAAACTTTCACATTTCAGGAAAAAATAAATATCATCCGCAATGTGATGGCGGCGTTAAAAGAAGCACATAAAGAGAACGTCTTCCACAGGGATATAAATCCTGAAAATATCTTTATGACTGGTGGATACGCTTATTTAGGGAATTTTGGGAAATCATATTTTTCAGATGAATCAAGGCAAGGTTACACGGTAATGCCAACTATCAGTGAAAGTAATGCTACTGCTTATCATCCTTTAGAACTTACAGTTGGCGACGCATCACGGGCCTCTGACATTTATTCGCTCGGTGTGTTGATATATTGGCTATTTACAGGTGTTGAGCCGGTTAAAAACCCATTTGAACTTAACAATTTATCTGGTAAACTACCTGAAGACCGGTTACCATCGAAAGTTAATAGCGCACTTCCAAAATGGTTAGATGAACTTTGCAATAAAACTATATTGATTGATGAAAGCCTGCGCTATGATAATATTGATGAATTAGAAGATTTCTTTAATAAAGCGTTAAAGGGCAATACATCGACTGCGCCTGAAAGTAAAATCACCCCTCCAAGTGTTCCGAGTGTAGATTCTTATGATTTAAAAGAGGGAGATTCGTTTGAACGTGTTTTTCTGATTCAGAAAGTGTTGGGTAAGGGAGGATATTCCAAAGTATTTAAAGTTCACCAGCAATTGCAAGGGGAATCTTTTACTCTTAAACTATTTCATGAAAGCGTAAATGCACAATCAGTTATCGATGAATTCAAGGCTTTAAAAAGCTTAAATCATCCGAACATTGTTAAGTTCGTAACTAACGGAAAGTCAAGTGATGGACAATTTTATACCATCATGGAGTATTTAGAGGGTGAAAATCTTAGTATCTATACCCGTACTGATGCTAGGCTACCAATTAAAAGGGTATATGAGGTAGCCAAAGAGATTCTAAGTGCATTGGTGGCCATGCAATCGCTTGACAAACCAATACTCCACAGAGATGTAAAACCACAGAACATCGTATGGGATAACGAAAAGAGGTTTGTTCTGATCGATTTTAATGTTGCTTCTTTTGCCGATGATAATAATGATTTTGTAGGTACAAATCCATATTTGGCACCAGACCTAATTATTGATGGAACAAAAATTAAATGGAACACCTCCGCCGATACTTTTGCATTAGGTATCACACTTTACGAATTATTATGCAAACAATATCCCTGGGCTCCTGGGAAGATGCCGATTTTGAGTAAAGAACCAATTCATCCAAAACAAATTGAAGAACGTCTATCGAACGATTTTGCAGAGTTTATATTAAAGGCCATAAACCCCAAATCGGAAAATAGGTTTGCCTCCGCGATAGACATGCTAAACGCCCTTGTTGCCATTGGGGAAGATGGAATATTGGAAAGCAAAAAAGAGCAGGTTGATCCCCAAATCGAAACGGCAGAACAGGAAGATTTTGTAAAGTATATCAATTCGTTATTTAGCCAATCAAAGCGTGGTAATTCCGGTACCAGAGCAAATTTCAATACTAGTATATTCGATCAACTAACTTATACTCCAACGAAATTAGATAAATACCTCATCCCGGCGGTGTTGGATGGGCAATTTAAATTGCTGATCATAACCGGAAATGCCGGTGATGGGAAAACGGCTTTTATTAGAAAAATTGAAGACGATCTAAATATTGCACAACTTGAACGCTTTTCACACAAAAACGGAGCGCGTTTTAAAATAAACGGTGTGAATTTCGAGAGTAATTATGATGGTTCACAAGACGAAGAAGAAAGAGCAAATAATGATGTATTGGAATCTTTTTTCCAGCCTTTTGAAAATTTAATTAATTACAATAACTCCAGTGAGGGTCGAATCATTGCTATAAATGAAGGACGACTAGTTGAATTTTTAAAAACTACAGCCAAACACAGGAAGCTGCACGATAATATCGAAAACTACTTTTATAATGAAGGTCATCATGATCTTCCTGAAGGTTTGATGATTATCAATCTCAATCTGAGGTCAATTGCTGCAACTGACATAAACGAGCCAAGTTTGTTTAGGCAGCAGATTAAGGCGTTGACTAAAAAAGAACTCTGGAAAAAATGTGATGGATGTTCTTTAGCAAACCAATGTTTTATAAAATACAATGTAGAAACCTTTAATGATTCAGCCACAGGCGAAGAAGTCATAACTAGGATGGAATGGCTCCTAAGAACTGCTAGCCTAAAACGGGAACTGCACGTTACTATGCGTGATTTGCGTTCCTTTATTTCCTTCACGTTAACCCGTGATTATGATTGCGGCGATATCGAAAAGTTATATAAAGAAACTGAGAAATCACCTGAAGAATTTTGGCAGCATTATTATTTTAACATCACAAATCCAATGGTTGAAGATAATGGCAATCAGGACCGTTTGATAAAGTTGTTACGAGAAACTGATATTGGGGAAGTAGCGATACCAGATTTAGATCGAGACCTATTTTTTGGTAAACAACATACCAAATCATACTTGGAGTTTGCAGAAAGGGAAATTAACCTTATAGATGTGTTTAATTCAATTGAACGAATTAAGCCTACCTATGAACAGGATAACACCGAAGTTTCAAGAATTAAAAACATTCAAAAGAATTTTGTGCGGCACCAATATTTTGAAGGTAAGGCGGAATTATTGAGCATTAGCAATAATACACAGCCAAATAATGATCAGGTATCACAAATGCCTTCCTACTTATTACGTTTGCCATATCATTCTGTCTTTAAGTTTGTGAAAGTACTTGATGAAGGTGATAGTGAAAATCAGACAAAAACCAGTATTTCCAGAGCAATCTCTTTGAATGAGGGGTGTGATAATCCTGCAATCGACAAGGACTATCTTATTTTATCATCAACTGAAATTAATGATCCTTTCAGTAAGTCTTTTAGACTGTTTAGCTTAGAGGATTTTGAATTATTCGTGAATAAAACGGGGCATTTGGTAAAATATCTAGAGTATGAACCGGATAGCTTAACATTCAGGCACAAAGACCAAAAACACATTCGGTTAACGATAAGTCTGGATCTTTATGAAATGCTATACTTCATTCAGCACGGCTTCAGCCCATCTCTCAATGATTTAAGAGGCAAATTTGTTGAACTGATCATATTTAAAAATCTTTTGGAAAACCTCAATTACAATGAAGTTGTGGTTACCAGAGACAATCTTGAGTTTTTCAAAATTAAGAAGGACGAACAGAGCCGTTTACATTTACAATC contains the following coding sequences:
- the mads6 gene encoding methylation-associated defense system protein kinase MAD6, whose product is MANIIKPPYFDSVVNAGEKRLLDFLGVNLPDSFYLIPNVEIASTNPRNNRTQYWEYDIIVVSPHAIYNIENKDWKGRIEGDDNYWYVNDKQRNNPLKTGRQKTAILASKLKEHNITWGKTWVQNMVTLSYSNTYEPSLWQEAGKLTFQLNEKLINYLKDPHQVGQLTGDISSIQNELVHFLTGKQSQKLPTEKREVEGYEIIEVLHQESNYAEYLVKPKGIVSSIKKRIKEYALQISGLNAEELKERENQINNQYKALNRIKAKPFILNVEFRVDEENHLFYEISDYLDENSLKAEMRSKTFTFQEKINIIRNVMAALKEAHKENVFHRDINPENIFMTGGYAYLGNFGKSYFSDESRQGYTVMPTISESNATAYHPLELTVGDASRASDIYSLGVLIYWLFTGVEPVKNPFELNNLSGKLPEDRLPSKVNSALPKWLDELCNKTILIDESLRYDNIDELEDFFNKALKGNTSTAPESKITPPSVPSVDSYDLKEGDSFERVFLIQKVLGKGGYSKVFKVHQQLQGESFTLKLFHESVNAQSVIDEFKALKSLNHPNIVKFVTNGKSSDGQFYTIMEYLEGENLSIYTRTDARLPIKRVYEVAKEILSALVAMQSLDKPILHRDVKPQNIVWDNEKRFVLIDFNVASFADDNNDFVGTNPYLAPDLIIDGTKIKWNTSADTFALGITLYELLCKQYPWAPGKMPILSKEPIHPKQIEERLSNDFAEFILKAINPKSENRFASAIDMLNALVAIGEDGILESKKEQVDPQIETAEQEDFVKYINSLFSQSKRGNSGTRANFNTSIFDQLTYTPTKLDKYLIPAVLDGQFKLLIITGNAGDGKTAFIRKIEDDLNIAQLERFSHKNGARFKINGVNFESNYDGSQDEEERANNDVLESFFQPFENLINYNNSSEGRIIAINEGRLVEFLKTTAKHRKLHDNIENYFYNEGHHDLPEGLMIINLNLRSIAATDINEPSLFRQQIKALTKKELWKKCDGCSLANQCFIKYNVETFNDSATGEEVITRMEWLLRTASLKRELHVTMRDLRSFISFTLTRDYDCGDIEKLYKETEKSPEEFWQHYYFNITNPMVEDNGNQDRLIKLLRETDIGEVAIPDLDRDLFFGKQHTKSYLEFAEREINLIDVFNSIERIKPTYEQDNTEVSRIKNIQKNFVRHQYFEGKAELLSISNNTQPNNDQVSQMPSYLLRLPYHSVFKFVKVLDEGDSENQTKTSISRAISLNEGCDNPAIDKDYLILSSTEINDPFSKSFRLFSLEDFELFVNKTGHLVKYLEYEPDSLTFRHKDQKHIRLTISLDLYEMLYFIQHGFSPSLNDLRGKFVELIIFKNLLENLNYNEVVVTRDNLEFFKIKKDEQSRLHLQSMEV